The sequence below is a genomic window from Candidatus Sungiibacteriota bacterium.
GGGTTCACGGTGGGGATACAAAAGAAATCTACTGCTTGACTGCCAAGGCCAATATTTTGTGGTTCTCCGTATAATGATGCCTTCTTACCGCTCCGAGCCAACAATAATAACTGGTCAAAAAAGCGGAAAAAGGAAATGCGTTTCTGGCCCAAAGCAAATTATAACTGGCGCCTACAGTCCTTATGCGCCAGAACTTTATCAAAAAGATCTGGTTCGTGAAGGACGGCTATACCTTGAATCAGTTATTCTGAAAGCCCTGCAACAGCTTTCTGCGGCATACGTTCGTTCCAAAACACCGCAGGAAGAATACTTGAGTGAAACCGCATCGTTAGAACTTCTGCAAGCCCTGTTAATCAACGAGCATATGGACAGTGAAGAATTTTTAGCGGCCCTAAGCGTGAAGCCGCTGGTAGAAAGTTATTGGGTGGAAATCGCACTTAATAAAGAAGGAACGCATGGCTTAAGCGTCTCGCCTGCTGACGCTGTAGGCATTGCACAGTTTATTTGCCCAAGCTATGCGGAAGACCTTACCGCTTTCCCCGAAGCAAAACTTGATGCCGCATTTCTTCGGGGGATGCGCGATCACGTAAACGCAATAAAGGCCATGGTGGTGCATATGGACTTGGACGCGGCACTGCGCTGGAGCCTCAAAACAAGATCTTTTTGCGGCATGCTGGCGGAACGCATGGAAGAATGCAAGGCGGTTTCTTATTTTGCCGGCCCCAAAAAACTTCATGCAGTGGTGGATGCGCGGAGCCAACTCTGGGATACGCGTGGAGTAATAACAAAGGGTAAACGTAAATTTTTCCCCCCGCAACTTGGGGAACAAGCCCTTATTTATCTTCAAAAATTCCGCAAAATCAGAGAATATCTTTTAGAGACTTAACACAAAAAGCCCTTAACGACGGGGCTTTTTCTTTTTGATTTTCTTCTTGGAAATTTTTGGAACCTGTTTCTTGTTAGAATTTTTATCTAAAGACACCAACTCTATTGTCCACGCTTCAGCGTTGTACCACGGAAATACCATAATATGGAAGGCGTTATTTAACATCTCTTCCGTGGCTTCAATCACTCCCAGTTCTTCTTCAAGCGCAACCAGAACGCGCCGCAGCCATCTGACTTCCCCCTCGCTCATGGGAAGTTTGGAGATGTCGAAAGCAGCGCCGGTGGTATGAACCGAGCGCCGTTCCGGCGTTTTACCGTCAGCATCTGATATTTTACGCCGCAGGAGGCGTACCTGATCCTTCTCAGTTCTGACGATAGACGTTATTTTCAGCGACTTGCCGGAAGATTCAGCAAAAAAGCGTCCTGCTAAATCGTCCATAAAAGCCTTGGTAAAAGGCAGCGCAAACGGCCGCAGCGTCTTTCCTTCAAGGTAAAAACCGCGGTCCCACAACGGTATGCGTATAAAGACGCCTTTTTGCACAAGAGCAGCAAGCATTTTAAGATCTTTAACCCGCGGCAGTTCATAAAAATCAGCAACCTCGTTCTGCCAAGCCAGCGATTTGTCTGATCCGCAAAGTATCTGCGGCTGCCCTCTGCATTCTTCTTTAGCATGTAGTACTCCTAAAAACAGGCTGAATAGCGCTAAAACGGCAAGGGCGACAATGCTTATAAACGGCGCGGCGCCGTCCCTTTTCCCCAACTGCAGGAAAAATTTTTTTATGCGCGGCCACAGAGTGGACTGCTCGTTGTCTTTTTGTTTGGTGCCCGTTTTTAACCTTATCATTCTCCCCACCTCGTTGTCTCCCCGGCAGTGTTTGCAATAAGCGCGGCTCGCATACGGGTAGTGACATACGCAATAACACCCCCATTCGGTCTTACTGCGTTTTTTGGTTAAATATCTCAGGGCGGCATAAGCAATCAGGGATGAAACCAGCAACGCCAGCCATCTCAATATACCCACCCTCCTTTCTTCGCCGCATGGAACTGAAATAAAAAATAGCACACTAGTGCTATTTTGCAATATGGTTTATGTTTCGTCTCGGGGGTAATAATCTTTCAGCTTTAACTTGTACTGATCACATTTTCTTTGCCATGCGCCAGCCAGTTTTCCAAGAGCCGAAACATTTATCAGCAGCACCTTGCCTAGTTTAGGAACGTGAACCTTAACGTAACTTGGGCAAACGTTGATAATAACTATGTCTTCCTCCGTAAGATTTTCGTAGGGGAGTTCGTCAAAATCGGGCTGTTTCGGCCTTTCCGGCATATTCCTTCTCCTCTCGTGAGCTAAAATAGACGTAGCACACCCGTGCGACTTTTGCAAATTTCGGTTTTCTTTCTTCTGACAAGCGGGCCGCCCGCCCATCTTTGATGGGCGGGGCGAGCCTCGCTCAACTTGCAAAGTAAATTGAGCGGGCCGAGTTTTGGATAAATCCCGTTAGAGATGCGGAACGTAATGTTCTTTGTGACATCAATAAGAATGGCGGAGTGCTTGTATCAACCGTTTCAGTACTGCATAAATCTCTAACGGGATAAATAAATACCGCTGGCAGAGCCAGGCGGCACAAATTTAGTACATGACCCACGAACTGGCATAGTCCTTAATGTATTTTTCTTGCGCTGGTGTCCATGGTATGATCTCTGCCGTGCCCAGAGGAGTTTGAGGATTTTTTTGGAAGGCTGCATGATAAAGATGCCAATCGTCACTATTGATTAGTCTACCGCATTGCTTTATTAACTTTAGCCGACCTTCTGCGATGAGTTCCTTTTCAATTCGCTCCATTATGCTCAATGCATAACATGGAGTTAGCTGGATGATGACGATAAGCACTCCTCTATTTTTCAAAACTCGGAATGCTTCTTTGGTTATCTCCCACTTTGTTAGTTCACTTATACAAATTTCTTGTGGATACGGCTCACTACGCGGAGTAGTACCGGGGGGTGGAGCAGAAAAAACACCAGAAATGATTACAATATCAACGGACTGATTGGGAAGACACAATTTTCTACCATCGCCAAGGACGAAGTTGATACAGACCGACTTGGGGGTCGAGCCGATTTCGGTCAACTGTTTTAGCCGTTCAATGGCCCTCTGGATTGAGTCTGCATTTTTGTCCAAACAGATAAATCGATTCTCTGACGACAAATCCACATATTCGTCTATAATTGGGGTTATAACTGGAGCATACTTATCCGGGTTGGAAAGGCAAAATGAACGGACGATTGGCCAGGGATTGGCACCACAGCCTATATCGAGAATAAGCTTTTTTTGTTGAGTCATATCCCCACCTATAAATGATACTCAAACTAAAATAGCACAGATGTGCTATTTAGTCAAACGGCACAAGCGGGAACCTGTTTTGCAGAAACAAATGGTTGGTTGGTGCCGAGTTTATAGGAAATCTAGGAACTGTTTTAACTCCAAACCCGATTGTGTAATGATATGTTTTAATGTCTTCCGTTTCAAATCTTTGTTATGATACGGAACTGTCACGCCGACCCTACCTTTAATGTAAATCCGATGGCTCCCTTTTTGACGCTCAAATACAAAACCCGCTCTTTCCAGAGCGACTATAACCTCTCTTGGTTTAAGAACGGGCGATTTAGGCATCTATACCTTAACTTCAATCGGAGCAATAACCGCGCCTCTGGTTTCTAGCGGAATTTCTGTGTTCTTTTTCTCCATAACTTCAATGTATAAACTGGCAGCCTCTTTTATATTTTCTGCCGCTTCCTCAAAAGTATCCCCTTCCGAAATGCAACCAGGTAATGCGGGAATGGTTGCAGTAAAACCGCCAGCTTTTTCGTCCGGCTCAAAAACGGCTGTATATTGATATACTTTTTTAATTATTTTTCGCTTCATTAAATTCATTATACCCGGATTTGGTGTGGTGTCAACAACTTATTTTTTTGTACCGAGTTTTGGATTTATCCCGTTAGAGATGCAGGTCATATCCTTAATGCGAGCTTAGCGTGAAAAGCTATTTACCACTTGGTAATTTTCGGATTTGCACTTAATTCTCTAACGGGATTTATGCAGTACTGAAACGATTGATACACACACTCCGCCATTCTTACTGATGTCGCAAAAAACACTGCATTCCGCGTCTCTAACGGGACAATAAAAAAGACCCCCCAAAGGAGGTCATTGACAATTGATGATTATTACAGGTATGGGGGGCGGGTTTTTCGCTATTTCTTCCCGTATCTCTCTACAAAGTTGTTTCCTTTCCTCTGGAGTCATTTGTTTCATCAAGTCATTCAGTTGGTTCATCATAATATGCAATGTCGCCAACCTATTCGCCAAGTCTTCAACAAATGCCTCATAATTTTTATCTTGATCCGCAAAAGGATATACATATGCAGGACCCAGAAGAATTGTCGACAAAAGTAGTATGGCTAATAGTTTTCTGAACATTTTTCCTGCCTCCGTAGGAACACGCGTTAATTATTGCATATCCATGAATTTATGTCAAGCGGTTCCGCACATTGACCGCCTATAAATAGAAACACCGCATCTATGCAGTGTTTCTCACTTTCTATATTCATTCTGTTTTCTTTCTAATAATAATGTAGCTTTTCGTTTCCGTTTATATACTTTAATGAAAGGGAAGTCAGACTTCCCCTCGTCTTCACTCGGTGAACCGAGTTTGACTCGGAGCGGGATACCAGAATCGAACTGGCGCCCTTTCCTTGGGAAGGAAATGTACTACCACTATACCAATCCCGCATTTTTGTTGTTTTTGATAAACCGTATGACAGCGTAAAAAATTATTATAAGACCAATAATTGCAAAAACCGCATGCTTTATCTCGCGAACTTCGGTAATCAAATCAAGGCCCGAGCCCAAGAAGTAACTCACGGAAACAACTGCGCCCACCCATACAATTGAAATCAGTACGTCATAAAACAAAAACTTGGCGAGATTCATGCGAAAGTGTCCGGCCATCATGGGAACTATCATCCGGATAGAAAGCAGGGGCCGGCTGAAAAGCACCACCCGTTCTCCGTAGCGATCAAAATAGTGTTTTGCTTTTCCCAGAAGATGCGCCGCAAAGGGGACACGATTTATAATATTTTGCGAGAGCCAGTCGCCAAAATACCGGCCCAAAAAATACCCCACTATATCGCCCGCTATAACTCCCAAAAACATAACCACCAGCACGGCCCAAAAATTTACAAAACCAAGATAGGCAAGATATCCGGCAATAAGCAAGGCCACCTCCTCCGGAACCGGCAAAAAAACAGATGATAAAACCGGCAGCAAAAAAAGCACCACATAAAGCGCGGAGATGGACTCCAAAGGCAAAAATGCAAGCGCAAAATTCATAAAAGTTTTTTCAGAACTTCCTGAACTATTTTAGGATTTGCTTTTCCGCGCGATTCCCGCATTACCTGTCCTACCAGAAACTGAAGCGAGGCCCCTGTTCCTTTTTTATAATCTTCCACTGCTTGGGGATTTTCTTCAAGAATATGACGCGCGATATCTTCAAGATCGGATACGGCCGAGAGCTGCCAAAGGCCTAATTTTTCAATAATATCCGAGGGATCTTCACCCGAACTAAACATCTCTTCCAAAACTTGCTTAGCCGCAAGATTGGAAATTTTATCTTCGGCAACATAACTAACAAGTTCAGCAAAATTTTCCGGACTTATTCTTGTATCAAAAACCGAGGCCGCGCTCTTCCGCAATATCCGCAAAAAATCGCCGGTTAGAAAAGCGGCCGCCAGCTTCTCCAAATTTTTCCTTGGTTTCTCCGGGGTTTCAACGTCGTGCTGCCGCAATTCGCTAATCACCTCTTCAAGGTAGTCGGCAAACGCCTTGTCGCGCGTCAAAATCTCTATCATGTCTCTCTCCAAACCATATTCTTTGGCAAAACGCTCTCGCCTAGCCGCGGGAAGTTCAGGAAGCAATAAGCGCAGCTTTTCTATTTCCCCTGATGATATTTTAAGAGGCGGGAGGTCCGGCTCCGGGAAATAGCGATAATCGTGCGCTTCTTCTTTGGAGCGCTGGGGAAAAGTCTCATGCTTATTTTCATTCCACCCCCGAGTTTCCTGTTTTATTTTTTCTCCTTTTTCCAAAAATTCGGTCTGCCGTTCTATTTCATAATCAACCGCATCGGCCGCAAATTTAAAAGAGTTTATATTTTTAATTTCAACTTTGATCCCGAGTTCGGCATCTTGCTGATGCATGGAGATATTTACCTCAACCCGCATCTGCCCTTTTTCCATATCTGCGTCCGATACGCCAAGATAGCGCAAAATTCTTTGCAGTTCCTCGCCAAATTTCCTGACCTCCTCACCCGAACGAAAATCGGGCTCTGTGACCAACTCCATAAGCGGCACCCCAGCGCGATTAAAATCAACAAGCGACGAGCCGGTTTTTGTGTCATGGATTAAACGGCCCGT
It includes:
- a CDS encoding class I SAM-dependent methyltransferase, whose product is MTQQKKLILDIGCGANPWPIVRSFCLSNPDKYAPVITPIIDEYVDLSSENRFICLDKNADSIQRAIERLKQLTEIGSTPKSVCINFVLGDGRKLCLPNQSVDIVIISGVFSAPPPGTTPRSEPYPQEICISELTKWEITKEAFRVLKNRGVLIVIIQLTPCYALSIMERIEKELIAEGRLKLIKQCGRLINSDDWHLYHAAFQKNPQTPLGTAEIIPWTPAQEKYIKDYASSWVMY
- a CDS encoding type II toxin-antitoxin system HicB family antitoxin, which encodes MKRKIIKKVYQYTAVFEPDEKAGGFTATIPALPGCISEGDTFEEAAENIKEAASLYIEVMEKKNTEIPLETRGAVIAPIEVKV
- a CDS encoding type II toxin-antitoxin system HicA family toxin; this translates as MPKSPVLKPREVIVALERAGFVFERQKGSHRIYIKGRVGVTVPYHNKDLKRKTLKHIITQSGLELKQFLDFL
- a CDS encoding DedA family protein — encoded protein: MNFALAFLPLESISALYVVLFLLPVLSSVFLPVPEEVALLIAGYLAYLGFVNFWAVLVVMFLGVIAGDIVGYFLGRYFGDWLSQNIINRVPFAAHLLGKAKHYFDRYGERVVLFSRPLLSIRMIVPMMAGHFRMNLAKFLFYDVLISIVWVGAVVSVSYFLGSGLDLITEVREIKHAVFAIIGLIIIFYAVIRFIKNNKNAGLV
- the gatB gene encoding Asp-tRNA(Asn)/Glu-tRNA(Gln) amidotransferase subunit GatB — translated: MKYEAVIGLEIHAELKTKTKMFCYSLNDPNEKHPNINICPICMGHPGTLPVINEEAVKKVRTVGLALGGDTPEFSQFDRKNYFYPDLPKGYQISQYQYPLVTGGHLEIDGKKFRIRRVHLEEDTGRLIHDTKTGSSLVDFNRAGVPLMELVTEPDFRSGEEVRKFGEELQRILRYLGVSDADMEKGQMRVEVNISMHQQDAELGIKVEIKNINSFKFAADAVDYEIERQTEFLEKGEKIKQETRGWNENKHETFPQRSKEEAHDYRYFPEPDLPPLKISSGEIEKLRLLLPELPAARRERFAKEYGLERDMIEILTRDKAFADYLEEVISELRQHDVETPEKPRKNLEKLAAAFLTGDFLRILRKSAASVFDTRISPENFAELVSYVAEDKISNLAAKQVLEEMFSSGEDPSDIIEKLGLWQLSAVSDLEDIARHILEENPQAVEDYKKGTGASLQFLVGQVMRESRGKANPKIVQEVLKKLL